The Campylobacter sp. CNRCH_2014_0184h genome has a window encoding:
- a CDS encoding DUF6194 family protein, whose product MSENLTIDFIQEYIKSNFKGLVYKFTYKEHSFFYNPDKVLKNGVYFCTIKENDGINDKASNLNREGVFRLSCSLCDQDYQNLFGQKPKKALKGEIVSLNYDFSMLDLIMPHPIYAYMGYICINNPSRKNFEIFKDYLELSYQKAIKTYQKRIAAL is encoded by the coding sequence ATGAGTGAAAATTTAACTATAGATTTTATCCAAGAATATATCAAGTCCAATTTTAAAGGTTTGGTATATAAATTTACCTATAAAGAACATAGCTTTTTTTATAATCCCGATAAGGTTTTAAAAAACGGAGTTTATTTTTGTACTATTAAAGAAAATGATGGCATAAATGATAAAGCTTCGAATTTAAATAGAGAAGGTGTGTTTCGTCTAAGTTGTTCTCTTTGTGATCAAGATTACCAAAATCTTTTTGGTCAAAAACCTAAAAAAGCTTTAAAGGGTGAGATTGTTAGTTTAAATTATGATTTTTCTATGCTTGATCTTATCATGCCTCATCCAATTTATGCTTATATGGGATATATTTGTATTAACAATCCTTCAAGAAAAAATTTTGAAATTTTTAAAGATTATCTTGAGCTTTCATATCAAAAAGCTATAAAAACTTATCAAAAAAGGATAGCGGCACTATGA
- a CDS encoding ParA family protein yields the protein MSEIITIANQKGGVGKTTTAINLAASLAVAEKKVLLIDIDPQANATTGLGFNRSNYEYNIYHVFIGRKKLSEIILKTELPQLYLAPSNISLVGIEQEVVKESGEYRTILREKIKEIAKDYDFIIIDSPPALGSITVNAFAASDSVIIPIQCEFYALEGVAMVLNTIKFVKKTINPKLKIKGFLPTMYSSQNNLSKDTVEDLKQNFKQKLFRTGDNEDDFIIIPRNVKLAESPSYGKPIILYDIKSPGSVAYQNLAHSILG from the coding sequence ATGAGTGAGATAATAACTATTGCAAATCAAAAAGGTGGGGTAGGTAAAACTACTACCGCTATTAATCTAGCGGCTTCTTTGGCAGTAGCTGAAAAAAAGGTTCTTTTAATAGATATTGATCCACAAGCTAATGCTACAACAGGACTTGGTTTTAATAGAAGTAATTATGAATATAATATTTACCATGTTTTTATAGGTAGGAAAAAACTTTCTGAAATCATTTTAAAAACTGAGCTTCCACAATTATATTTAGCTCCATCAAATATTTCTTTGGTTGGAATTGAGCAAGAAGTAGTAAAAGAAAGCGGAGAATATAGAACGATTTTAAGGGAAAAAATCAAAGAAATTGCTAAAGATTATGATTTTATTATCATTGACTCACCACCTGCACTTGGAAGCATTACGGTAAATGCTTTTGCAGCAAGTGATAGTGTTATTATCCCTATACAATGTGAGTTTTATGCGCTTGAGGGTGTTGCGATGGTTTTAAACACTATTAAATTTGTGAAAAAAACTATCAATCCAAAACTAAAAATAAAAGGCTTTTTGCCAACTATGTATAGCTCACAAAATAATCTTTCAAAAGATACTGTGGAAGATTTAAAGCAAAATTTCAAACAAAAGTTATTTAGAACAGGTGATAATGAAGATGATTTCATCATCATACCAAGAAATGTAAAACTTGCTGAAAGTCCAAGCTATGGAAAGCCTATTATACTTTATGATATAAAATCTCCAGGTTCAGTGGCATATCAAAATTTAGCACATTCTATATTAGGATAA
- the fmt gene encoding methionyl-tRNA formyltransferase, translated as MKNIIFMGTPSYATCILKELVDKGFNVQVLFTQPDKPVGRKQILTPSDTKKFVLENNLNIEIFTPKSLKDENIVNGIKSLKPDFIVVAAYGKILPKEILDIAPCINLHASLLPKYRGASPIQSAILNGDKISGVCTMLMEEGLDSGAILENIECDIEGKNSAEVFIMLSNLAAKLTISTLLNFEKIVPKKQDESLVTHCKKIKKEDGLIALNNASEIYQKFLAFAPWPGIFLENGLKFLDIELIDSEKTQKPGVILQIEKESFLLSCTKGILRIKTLQESGKKVLDAKTYLNGKRLKLGDSLF; from the coding sequence ATGAAAAATATCATTTTTATGGGAACTCCCTCTTATGCAACATGTATTTTAAAAGAGCTTGTCGATAAAGGATTTAATGTTCAAGTCTTATTTACCCAGCCTGATAAACCTGTGGGAAGAAAACAAATTTTAACTCCAAGTGATACTAAAAAATTTGTTTTGGAAAATAATTTAAATATAGAAATTTTCACTCCAAAAAGCTTAAAAGATGAAAACATAGTCAATGGAATAAAAAGCCTAAAACCTGATTTTATAGTTGTTGCTGCTTATGGGAAGATTTTACCAAAAGAAATTTTAGATATTGCTCCCTGTATCAATTTGCATGCTTCCTTACTTCCTAAATATCGTGGCGCTTCACCTATACAAAGCGCTATTTTAAATGGGGATAAAATAAGCGGGGTTTGCACTATGCTTATGGAAGAAGGGCTTGATAGTGGTGCTATTTTAGAAAACATAGAATGTGATATAGAAGGTAAAAATTCAGCTGAAGTTTTTATTATGCTTTCCAATTTAGCAGCTAAGCTTACTATTTCTACACTTTTGAATTTTGAAAAAATTGTCCCAAAAAAGCAAGATGAAAGTTTAGTTACACATTGTAAAAAAATTAAAAAAGAAGATGGCTTGATTGCTTTAAATAATGCAAGTGAAATTTATCAAAAATTTCTAGCTTTTGCACCTTGGCCTGGAATTTTTTTAGAAAATGGTTTGAAATTTTTAGACATAGAGCTAATTGATAGTGAAAAAACTCAAAAACCAGGTGTGATTTTACAAATAGAAAAGGAAAGCTTTTTGCTTTCATGTACAAAAGGTATTTTAAGGATTAAAACTTTACAAGAAAGTGGAAAAAAAGTTTTAGACGCTAAGACTTATTTAAATGGAAAAAGGTTAAAACTTGGAGATAGTTTATTTTGA
- the atpD gene encoding F0F1 ATP synthase subunit beta yields the protein MQGFISQVLGPVVDVEFKDYLPQINEAIIVNYELEGKECKLVLEVAAHLGDNKVRTIAMDMTDGLVRGLTAVATGNPISVPVGEKVLGRIFNVTGDLIDEGEEINFDKHWSIHRDPPPFEEQSTKSEIFETGIKVVDLLAPYAKGGKVGLFGGAGVGKTVIIMELIHNVAFKHSGYSVFAGVGERTREGNDLYNEMKESNVLDKVALCYGQMNEPPGARNRIALTGLTMAEYFRDEMGLDVLMFIDNIFRFSQSGSEMSALLGRIPSAVGYQPTLASEMGKFQERITSTKKGSITSVQAVYVPADDLTDPAPATVFAHLDATTVLNRSIAEKGIYPAVDPLDSTSRMLDPQIIGEEHYKVARGVQSVLQKYKDLQDIIAILGMDELSEEDKLIVERARKIEKFLSQPFFVAEVFTGSPGKYISLEDTIAGFKGILEGKYDDLPENAFYMVGNIDEAIAKAETLKEVSRKDVCLDNCKVDKAKKG from the coding sequence ATGCAAGGTTTTATTTCTCAAGTTTTAGGACCAGTGGTTGATGTTGAATTTAAAGACTATCTTCCACAAATTAATGAAGCTATTATTGTTAATTATGAATTAGAAGGAAAAGAATGCAAGCTAGTTCTTGAAGTAGCTGCGCATTTAGGCGATAATAAAGTAAGAACCATCGCTATGGATATGACGGATGGTCTTGTTAGAGGTTTAACAGCTGTCGCAACTGGAAATCCAATTAGCGTTCCAGTAGGCGAAAAAGTTCTTGGAAGAATTTTTAATGTAACGGGTGATTTGATTGATGAGGGTGAAGAAATCAATTTTGATAAACACTGGTCAATTCATAGAGATCCGCCTCCATTTGAAGAGCAAAGTACAAAAAGTGAAATCTTTGAAACAGGTATAAAGGTTGTTGATTTGCTAGCTCCTTATGCTAAGGGTGGTAAAGTTGGTCTTTTTGGTGGTGCAGGTGTTGGTAAAACCGTTATTATTATGGAATTAATTCACAACGTTGCATTTAAACACAGCGGATATTCGGTTTTTGCAGGTGTTGGCGAAAGAACTCGTGAGGGTAATGACCTTTATAATGAAATGAAAGAAAGTAACGTATTGGATAAAGTTGCATTGTGCTATGGTCAAATGAATGAACCACCAGGAGCAAGAAATCGTATTGCGTTAACAGGTCTTACTATGGCTGAGTATTTTAGAGATGAAATGGGACTTGATGTTTTAATGTTTATTGATAATATTTTTAGATTTTCTCAATCAGGTTCAGAAATGTCAGCGCTTTTAGGAAGAATTCCTTCAGCTGTTGGTTATCAACCAACCCTAGCTAGCGAAATGGGTAAGTTCCAAGAAAGAATTACTTCAACCAAAAAAGGATCTATTACTTCAGTTCAAGCAGTTTATGTACCAGCAGATGACTTAACAGACCCTGCGCCAGCAACAGTTTTTGCACACTTGGATGCAACAACAGTTTTAAATAGATCAATTGCTGAAAAAGGTATTTATCCAGCTGTTGATCCACTTGATTCTACTTCAAGAATGCTTGATCCGCAAATTATTGGTGAAGAGCACTATAAAGTAGCACGTGGAGTACAATCAGTATTACAAAAATATAAAGATTTGCAAGATATTATTGCTATTTTGGGTATGGATGAGTTAAGCGAAGAAGATAAATTGATTGTTGAAAGAGCAAGAAAAATTGAAAAATTCCTATCTCAACCATTCTTCGTTGCTGAAGTTTTCACAGGTAGCCCTGGAAAATATATCAGCTTAGAAGATACAATTGCAGGATTTAAAGGTATTTTAGAAGGTAAATATGATGATTTACCAGAAAATGCTTTTTATATGGTTGGTAATATAGATGAAGCTATAGCAAAAGCTGAAACACTTAAAGAAGTTAGCAGAAAAGACGTTTGTTTAGATAATTGTAAAGTGGATAAGGCTAAAAAAGGTTAA
- the rpmA gene encoding 50S ribosomal protein L27 — translation MAHKKGQGSTQNNRDSIGRRLGVKKFGGEFVRAGNIIIRQRGTATHAGNNVGMGKDHTIFALIDGFVKFERKDKNRKKVSVYPA, via the coding sequence ATGGCACACAAGAAAGGTCAAGGTTCAACTCAGAATAATCGTGATTCTATAGGTCGTCGTCTAGGTGTTAAAAAATTTGGTGGAGAATTTGTTCGCGCTGGTAACATCATCATTCGCCAAAGAGGAACAGCAACTCATGCAGGTAATAACGTAGGCATGGGAAAAGATCATACAATTTTTGCTTTAATTGATGGTTTTGTAAAATTTGAAAGAAAAGATAAAAATAGAAAAAAAGTTTCTGTTTATCCTGCATAA
- the atpG gene encoding ATP synthase F1 subunit gamma, with protein MSNLKEIKRKIKSVHNTQKTTNAMKLVSTAKLRKAEEAAKKSKVFAQKIDEVLSEIAFKINQYDGLDDKLPFFRKKDNIEKMDIIFVTADKGLCGGFNIKTIKAVNEMLEDCKTKKIKVRLRAIGKTGIEYFNFQNIEILEKYLDTSSSPDYDKACAIIQKAVDDFVNGVTDKIVIIHNGYKNMISQEIRINELLPVEAIVGKEEQKSESLMDLEPEDEEILNDLLKTYFEYNMYFSLVDSLAAEHSARMQAMDNATNNAKARVKQLNLAYNKARQESITTELIEIISGVESMK; from the coding sequence ATGTCTAATTTAAAAGAAATTAAAAGAAAAATAAAAAGTGTTCACAATACACAAAAGACAACCAATGCGATGAAGCTTGTCTCTACTGCTAAACTAAGAAAAGCAGAAGAGGCAGCTAAAAAATCAAAGGTTTTTGCTCAAAAAATCGATGAAGTTTTATCAGAAATTGCGTTCAAGATCAATCAATACGATGGGCTTGATGACAAACTTCCATTTTTTAGAAAAAAAGATAATATAGAAAAAATGGATATTATTTTTGTCACAGCCGATAAGGGTTTGTGTGGTGGATTTAATATTAAAACCATTAAAGCCGTAAATGAAATGCTTGAAGATTGCAAAACAAAAAAAATCAAGGTAAGATTAAGAGCTATTGGTAAAACAGGTATAGAATATTTTAATTTTCAAAATATAGAAATTTTGGAAAAATATTTAGATACAAGTTCAAGTCCAGATTATGATAAGGCTTGTGCTATTATCCAAAAAGCTGTTGATGATTTTGTAAATGGCGTGACAGATAAAATTGTAATCATTCACAATGGTTATAAAAATATGATTTCTCAAGAAATTCGTATTAATGAGTTGTTGCCAGTAGAAGCTATTGTTGGTAAAGAAGAACAAAAGTCTGAATCTTTAATGGACTTAGAACCAGAAGATGAAGAAATTTTAAACGATTTGTTAAAAACTTATTTTGAATATAACATGTACTTTTCTTTAGTTGATTCTTTGGCAGCTGAACATAGTGCTAGAATGCAAGCCATGGATAATGCAACCAATAATGCAAAAGCTAGAGTTAAGCAGCTTAATCTAGCTTATAATAAAGCAAGACAAGAATCTATTACCACCGAGTTGATAGAAATCATCAGCGGTGTTGAGTCAATGAAATAA
- a CDS encoding F0F1 ATP synthase subunit delta yields the protein MEKVIAKTYAKAILERNDFENFYSNLLELSSAFASNKFIDILNSYEIKQDKKLELILSLLNNPSDAFKNFINLIVDNKREMLIPEITKELSEQKASKENTFLGQVYSKEKLSEEEIKNLEEKLSLKFNAKIRLDSKISDNDSVKISLDGLGYEISFSMQSLKAKMNEYILKAI from the coding sequence ATGGAAAAAGTAATTGCTAAAACATATGCAAAGGCAATATTAGAAAGAAATGATTTTGAAAATTTTTATTCTAATTTGTTAGAGTTAAGCTCAGCTTTTGCATCTAATAAATTTATAGATATTTTAAATTCATACGAAATAAAACAAGACAAAAAACTAGAGTTAATACTTTCATTATTGAATAATCCAAGTGATGCTTTTAAAAATTTTATAAATTTGATTGTGGATAATAAAAGAGAAATGTTAATTCCAGAAATCACTAAAGAGTTAAGTGAACAAAAAGCATCAAAAGAAAATACATTTTTAGGACAAGTTTACTCAAAAGAAAAATTAAGCGAAGAAGAAATTAAAAATTTAGAGGAAAAACTTAGTCTTAAATTTAATGCAAAAATTAGATTAGATAGTAAAATAAGTGATAATGACAGTGTAAAAATTAGCTTAGACGGACTTGGGTATGAAATTTCATTTTCAATGCAAAGCTTAAAAGCTAAGATGAATGAATATATATTAAAAGCAATTTAA
- a CDS encoding ParB/RepB/Spo0J family partition protein has product MAKKSALGRGLSSILADIDEVYEKELGSNEGRIEEIDIDLISPNPYQPRKNFDTQALEELAGSIKEYGLIQPVVVFKKDEFDYILIAGERRFRACKLLEKEQIKAVVLNVDDIKLRELALIENIQRENLNPIELAHSYKELLEIHDITQEKLADLIHKSRPQIANTLRLLNLNEQTQNFIIEGKISQGHAKVLVGLEKEEEKMIVDTIIGQKLNVRDTEKLIKNFKNTNQLEKNATSNKQYQSIINLKEKIESLGLKVNAKDLKITINFENEDEVREFLKILN; this is encoded by the coding sequence ATGGCAAAAAAAAGTGCATTAGGAAGAGGTTTAAGTAGTATTTTGGCTGATATTGATGAGGTTTATGAAAAAGAATTAGGCTCTAATGAAGGCAGAATAGAAGAAATTGATATAGATTTAATTAGTCCAAACCCTTATCAGCCAAGAAAAAATTTTGATACCCAAGCTCTAGAAGAACTTGCAGGTTCTATCAAAGAATATGGTTTGATTCAGCCTGTTGTGGTTTTTAAAAAAGATGAATTTGATTATATTTTAATAGCAGGTGAGAGAAGATTTAGAGCATGTAAGCTTTTAGAAAAAGAACAAATTAAAGCTGTAGTTTTAAATGTAGATGATATAAAATTACGTGAGCTTGCTTTAATAGAAAATATTCAAAGAGAAAATTTAAACCCTATAGAATTAGCACATTCTTATAAAGAGTTATTAGAAATTCATGATATCACTCAAGAAAAATTAGCCGATCTTATTCACAAATCAAGACCTCAAATTGCTAATACTTTAAGACTTTTAAATTTAAACGAGCAAACGCAAAATTTCATTATAGAAGGTAAAATCTCACAAGGACATGCAAAAGTTTTAGTGGGACTTGAAAAAGAAGAAGAAAAAATGATAGTTGATACTATCATAGGGCAAAAACTCAATGTAAGAGATACCGAAAAGTTAATTAAAAATTTTAAAAACACAAACCAATTAGAAAAAAACGCAACTTCAAACAAACAATATCAATCTATAATAAATTTAAAAGAAAAAATTGAATCTTTAGGCTTAAAAGTAAATGCAAAAGATTTAAAAATTACTATAAATTTTGAAAATGAAGATGAGGTTAGGGAATTTCTAAAGATATTAAATTAA
- a CDS encoding FoF1 ATP synthase subunit B' — MFNDVHFSIMIATGVIFLLMIAILNSMLYKPLIKFMDSRDLTIKNDEEKMKKNSDDVSNVESELEKIHIQTRDEINQIKAKAIEEAKIKQEKELSTRKRELEDQMLVFLKSLREKEKELKEEMRLKMPEFKQSFKNSLSKI, encoded by the coding sequence ATGTTTAATGATGTACATTTTTCCATCATGATAGCCACCGGTGTCATTTTTTTGCTTATGATAGCGATTTTAAATTCTATGCTCTATAAACCTTTGATTAAATTTATGGATTCTAGGGATTTAACTATAAAAAATGATGAAGAAAAAATGAAAAAAAATTCTGATGATGTTTCAAATGTAGAAAGTGAATTAGAAAAAATTCATATCCAAACAAGAGATGAAATCAATCAAATCAAAGCAAAAGCAATAGAAGAAGCTAAAATAAAACAAGAAAAAGAATTATCAACAAGAAAAAGAGAATTAGAAGATCAAATGCTTGTTTTTCTTAAAAGTCTAAGAGAAAAAGAAAAAGAATTAAAAGAAGAAATGCGTTTAAAAATGCCAGAATTTAAACAAAGCTTTAAAAATAGCTTGAGTAAAATTTAA
- a CDS encoding biotin--[acetyl-CoA-carboxylase] ligase, giving the protein MEIVYFDELESTQVYLSEKIRSGEITNNTAICAFIQSAGIGSRDNTWQSKQGNLHVSFCIKTQELTQDLPLASASIYFAFLMKEVLQRQNSKVWIKWPNDFYIEDKKIGGLMSSKINDFLVVGMGINLKYAPFNAEILDIEVDIAKLLNEYFFYVDEKILWKNIFSKYMLEFEKSRNFFIHNEGKILSLKDALLYKDGSILLDNKRIYSLR; this is encoded by the coding sequence TTGGAGATAGTTTATTTTGATGAACTTGAATCAACTCAAGTTTATTTAAGTGAAAAAATTCGCAGTGGAGAGATTACTAACAATACAGCCATTTGTGCTTTTATCCAAAGTGCTGGTATAGGTAGTAGAGATAATACTTGGCAAAGTAAGCAAGGAAATTTGCATGTATCTTTTTGCATAAAAACTCAAGAATTAACACAAGATCTTCCTTTGGCTTCTGCTAGTATATACTTTGCATTTTTAATGAAAGAAGTATTGCAAAGACAAAATTCAAAAGTATGGATTAAATGGCCTAATGATTTTTATATAGAAGATAAAAAAATAGGCGGATTGATGAGTTCTAAAATCAATGATTTTTTGGTTGTAGGAATGGGGATTAATCTTAAATACGCCCCATTTAATGCTGAAATTTTAGACATAGAAGTAGATATAGCAAAACTTTTAAATGAGTATTTTTTTTATGTAGATGAGAAAATTTTATGGAAGAATATTTTTAGCAAGTATATGCTAGAATTTGAAAAATCAAGAAATTTTTTTATACATAATGAAGGTAAGATTTTATCTTTAAAAGATGCTTTGTTGTATAAAGATGGTTCTATATTGTTAGATAATAAAAGGATATATAGTTTAAGATGA
- the atpA gene encoding F0F1 ATP synthase subunit alpha, translating into MKFKADEISSIIKERIEKFDFNLEIEETGKIISVADGVAKVYGLKNAMAGEMVEFENGEKGMVLNLEESSVGIVILGKGLGLKEGSSVKRLKKLLKVPVGDALIGRVVNALGEPIDAKGVIEASEYRFVEEKAKGIMARKSVHEPLHTGIKAIDALVPIGRGQRELIIGDRQTGKTTVAIDTIISQKGKDVICIYVAIGQKQSTVAQVVKKLEEYGAMDYTIVVNAGASDPAALQYLAPYAGVTMGEYFRDNSRHALIVYDDLSKHAVAYREMSLILRRPPGREAYPGDVFYLHSRLLERASKLSDELGAGSLTALPIIETQAGDVSAYIPTNVISITDGQIFLETDLFNSGIRPAINVGLSVSRVGGAAQIKATKQVSGTLRLDLAQYRELQAFAQFASDLDEASRKQLERGQRMVEVLKQPPYSPLSPENQVVIIFAGTKGYLDDVAVSKIGEFEAALYPFIEAKYPEIFEQIRTKKALDKDLEEKLAKALSEFKANHI; encoded by the coding sequence ATGAAATTTAAAGCAGATGAAATTAGTTCTATTATAAAAGAAAGAATTGAAAAATTTGACTTTAATCTTGAAATAGAAGAAACCGGTAAAATTATTTCAGTTGCCGATGGTGTTGCTAAGGTATATGGCCTTAAAAATGCTATGGCTGGAGAGATGGTTGAATTTGAAAATGGCGAAAAAGGAATGGTTCTTAACCTTGAAGAATCAAGTGTTGGTATTGTTATCTTAGGTAAAGGACTTGGACTTAAAGAAGGAAGTTCTGTAAAAAGATTAAAAAAACTTTTAAAAGTTCCAGTTGGAGATGCATTAATAGGACGTGTTGTAAATGCTTTAGGAGAGCCAATTGATGCTAAAGGCGTAATTGAAGCGAGCGAATATCGTTTTGTAGAAGAAAAAGCAAAAGGTATTATGGCTAGAAAAAGCGTTCATGAACCATTACATACGGGTATTAAAGCTATTGATGCTTTAGTTCCAATTGGTAGAGGACAAAGAGAATTAATCATCGGTGATAGACAAACAGGTAAAACAACTGTAGCAATTGATACAATTATTAGTCAAAAAGGTAAAGATGTTATTTGTATTTATGTTGCAATTGGCCAAAAACAAAGTACTGTAGCTCAAGTAGTTAAAAAGCTTGAAGAATATGGCGCAATGGATTATACTATAGTGGTGAATGCGGGTGCATCAGATCCTGCTGCGTTACAGTATCTTGCGCCATATGCTGGGGTAACTATGGGTGAATATTTTAGAGATAATTCAAGACATGCATTGATCGTTTATGATGATTTAAGTAAACATGCTGTTGCATACCGTGAAATGTCTTTGATTTTACGTCGTCCTCCAGGTCGTGAGGCTTATCCTGGTGATGTGTTCTATCTACATTCAAGATTGCTTGAAAGAGCAAGTAAGTTAAGCGATGAGCTTGGCGCGGGAAGCTTGACTGCACTTCCTATTATTGAAACTCAAGCAGGGGATGTTTCAGCTTATATTCCAACCAATGTTATTTCAATTACAGATGGTCAAATTTTCTTAGAAACAGATTTATTTAACTCAGGTATTCGTCCTGCGATTAATGTTGGTTTATCTGTATCTCGTGTTGGTGGTGCTGCGCAAATTAAAGCAACAAAACAAGTTTCAGGTACATTAAGACTTGATTTAGCTCAGTATAGAGAATTGCAAGCTTTTGCACAATTTGCAAGTGATTTGGATGAAGCTAGTAGAAAACAACTTGAGCGTGGACAAAGAATGGTTGAAGTTTTAAAGCAACCTCCATATTCTCCACTTTCACCAGAAAATCAAGTTGTGATTATTTTTGCAGGCACTAAAGGTTATTTAGATGATGTTGCGGTTTCGAAAATTGGAGAATTTGAAGCAGCTTTATATCCATTTATTGAGGCTAAGTATCCAGAAATTTTTGAGCAAATTAGAACTAAAAAAGCTTTAGATAAAGATTTAGAAGAAAAACTAGCTAAAGCATTGAGTGAGTTTAAAGCAAACCATATATAA
- a CDS encoding F0F1 ATP synthase subunit B, whose product MLKKITLLSILPFYAFAAGNGSGEYDIIPRAVNFVLFAAILYYFIATPLKNFYNGRIAKIASRMNEIQEKLIASKNHKLEMMKKLDLAKQEAVNAVALAKKEAEIITEKIENETKMEIKALEKTYEEHKEYEIRKMEKEVVQAVLEEIFEDQNLQLQQKEILNIMMKKVS is encoded by the coding sequence ATGTTGAAAAAAATTACATTATTATCAATACTTCCTTTTTATGCTTTTGCAGCAGGTAATGGAAGTGGTGAGTATGATATTATTCCAAGAGCGGTTAATTTTGTTTTATTTGCTGCTATTTTGTATTATTTCATAGCAACACCTTTGAAAAATTTCTACAATGGTAGAATTGCAAAGATTGCATCTAGAATGAATGAAATTCAAGAAAAACTTATTGCAAGTAAAAATCATAAATTAGAAATGATGAAAAAATTAGATTTAGCCAAACAAGAAGCTGTTAATGCAGTTGCTCTTGCAAAAAAAGAGGCAGAAATTATTACTGAAAAAATCGAGAATGAAACAAAAATGGAAATTAAAGCTCTAGAAAAAACTTACGAAGAGCACAAAGAATATGAAATAAGAAAAATGGAAAAAGAAGTTGTGCAAGCAGTTTTAGAAGAAATTTTTGAAGATCAAAATTTACAGCTACAACAAAAAGAAATTTTAAATATCATGATGAAAAAGGTGTCTTGA
- the obgE gene encoding GTPase ObgE, whose product MFIDNVKLVLSSGNGGKGAVSFRREKHVPLGGPDGGDGGNGGDVYFICDNNTHTLAHFKGKKELKAQNGQPGLGRNKNGKRGESLELIVPQGTQVIDAQSGEVLLDMLVEGQKELFLKGGKGGLGNTHFKNSTNQRPDYAQPGVTGKTLSVCLELKLIADVGLVGFPNVGKSTLISVVSNARPEIANYEFTTLTPKLGMVEVDDYNSFVMADIPGIIEGASDGRGLGLEFLRHIERTSFLLFVLDPLRDMSLKEQFCILRKELEKFSSKLYARNFGLMLSKSDSVNLGEEFAQKMEDDYNELKAYLQSQNNPQSFFVKVSSLEKTGLKELKFMLLEEVKKIRSQNNL is encoded by the coding sequence ATGTTTATAGATAATGTAAAATTAGTTTTAAGTTCAGGTAATGGTGGTAAAGGTGCTGTGAGTTTTCGCCGTGAAAAACATGTTCCACTTGGTGGACCTGATGGTGGCGATGGTGGAAATGGTGGCGATGTGTATTTTATATGTGATAACAATACCCATACCCTAGCGCACTTTAAAGGTAAAAAAGAACTTAAAGCACAAAATGGCCAGCCGGGTTTGGGCCGTAATAAAAATGGTAAAAGAGGGGAAAGTTTAGAGTTGATTGTCCCTCAAGGTACCCAAGTAATTGATGCACAAAGTGGGGAAGTTTTACTTGATATGCTAGTAGAAGGTCAAAAAGAACTCTTTTTAAAAGGTGGTAAAGGTGGTCTTGGCAATACTCACTTTAAAAACTCTACTAATCAGCGCCCAGATTATGCTCAACCAGGTGTGACAGGAAAAACCTTAAGTGTGTGCTTAGAGTTAAAACTCATAGCAGATGTTGGACTTGTAGGCTTTCCAAATGTAGGAAAATCCACTCTTATAAGCGTAGTATCTAATGCAAGACCTGAAATAGCTAATTATGAATTTACTACTTTAACTCCAAAACTTGGTATGGTTGAAGTAGATGATTATAATTCTTTTGTAATGGCAGACATTCCAGGTATTATAGAAGGTGCAAGCGATGGTAGGGGTTTGGGACTTGAGTTTTTAAGACATATAGAAAGAACTTCTTTTTTGCTTTTTGTGCTTGATCCATTAAGAGATATGAGTTTAAAAGAGCAATTTTGCATTTTAAGAAAAGAATTAGAAAAATTTTCAAGCAAACTTTATGCAAGAAATTTTGGCTTAATGCTTTCAAAAAGTGATAGTGTAAATTTGGGTGAGGAATTTGCACAAAAAATGGAAGATGATTATAATGAGTTAAAAGCTTATTTACAAAGTCAAAATAATCCACAAAGCTTTTTTGTTAAAGTATCAAGCCTTGAAAAAACAGGTTTAAAAGAGCTTAAATTTATGCTTTTAGAAGAAGTTAAAAAAATTAGAAGTCAAAATAATCTTTGA